TCACCCGCCGCCTCGCCGACGGCGTCACCGGAATCTCCGTGAAGCGCCGGCCCTCCAAGACCGAATTCAGCGCAGAGGACCTCAACGCCTGGACGCCCGGCGCAGTAGGGGAGCGCGCGGTTTCGGACAAGAAACTCCGGCGCGCCGCACGTGACGCCATCGCCGGAACCAACGTCCAGGATGACCCCACAGTCACAAACTGACAAAGGTCACAATAGGGTCCGCATTCCGAATGTCACCCAGCACCCTGAGCTTTTCGGGACTAAGGTCTTGTTAAGCGCAGGAAGGGGCTGATGATTCGTGGACACGTCAAACAACGACCTTGGACGGCAGACGCCGGAAGAAGGACACGCCGCACCGGAAGAGGCAGCAAGCCGGGGGCTGGCCCCCGTGCAACCGTCGGAGGCGTCCAGTGAACTGACTGTCGCAGAGCGGCAGATCAACATCCTCCGGGACAAGCTCCGCCACATCGACCGCCAGCTGGCCGCCGCTACGCAGAACAACGGCAAGCTCGTCAGCATGCTGGAAGCCGCGAAGTCCGAAATCCTCCGCTTGAAGGGTGCTTTGGAGCAGGAAGGGCAGCCGCCCTACAGCTTCGGAACCGTGGTGCAGGTCAACCCCCGGAAGCAACCTTCTGCTGGGAGCTCCGGCCAGGCCGCAACCGAAGAGTCGGTGGATATTTTCAACGCCGGCCGTAAGATGCGCGTGGGCGTCAGCCCCCTGGTCAACATCAACCAGCTTGCAGTCGGACAGGAAGTCCTGCTGAACGAGGCACTTCTGGTGGTTGCCGGGCTGGGTTACGAACGCGCCGGTGAACTGGTCACGCTGAAGGAAATGCTCGGCAAGGACCGGGCGCTGGTGGTCGGCCGGGCCGACGAAGAACGCGTGGTGCGGCTTTCGGGAGCCCTGCAGAACATCCACCTGAAGGTCGGCGACGCATTGTCGCTGGATTCACGCACGGGATACGCACTTGAAAAGGTCCCGCGCGCCGAGGTGGAGAACCTTGTCCTCGAGGAAGTCCCTGATATCACCTACCAGGACATCGGTGGCCTCGGCCCGCAGATTGAACAGATCCGCGACGCCGTCGAACTGCCGTTCCTGCACCCGGACCTTTACCGGGAGCATGGCCTGAAGGCGCCCAAAGGCATTCTCCTGTACGGCCCTCCGGGCTGCGGCAAGACGCTGATTGCCAAGGCTGTGGCCAATTCCCTCGCAGCACGTGCCGCCGAGCGTGCCGGCAACACGGACCTCAAGAGCTACTTCCTCAACATCAAGGGTCCCGAGCTGCTCGACAAGTACGTCGGTGAAACGGAACGCCACATCCGCCTGATCTTCTCGCGTGCACGTGAAAAGGCGTCCGATGGCAGCCCGGTTGTGGTCTTCTTCGATGAGATGGATTCGCTCTTCCGTACCCGCGGAACCGGTGTTTCGTCCGACGTCGAAACCACCATCGTTCCGCAGTTGCTCAGCGAGATCGACGGCGTCGAACGGCTGGATAACGTAATCGTCATCGGTGCTTCGAACCGTGAGGACATGATCGATCCCGCGATCCTTCGCCCGGGCCGGCTCGATGTCAAGGTCAAGATCCAGCGGCCCGATGCCGAGGCCGCAGCGGACATTTTCGGGAAGTACATCACCACGGACCTGCCTTTCCATGCCCAGGACCTCGCCGAATATGGGGGAGACGTACAGGCCACGGTGGACGCCATGGTCCAGCGAACGGTGGAAGCCATGTATTCGACGGAGAAGTCCAACGAATACCTCGAAGTCACCTATGCCAACGGAGATACGGAGATGCTGTACTTCAAGGACTTCAACTCCGGCGCAGTGGTTCAGAACGTGGTGGACCGCGCCAAGAAGTACGCCATCAAGGACCTCCTGACGAACCACCAGAAAGGCCTGCGCATCGAGCACCTCCTGCGGGCTGTGGTGGACGAGTTCCGTGAGCACGAGGACATGCCGAACACCACCAACCCGGACGACTGGGCCAGGATTTCGGGCAAGAAGGGCGAACGGATCACCTACATCCGCACCATCGTGCAGGGTAAGGCCGGCCAGGAACCGGGCAAGTCGATTGAGACCACCGCCAACACGGGCCAGTACCTGTGACAGCAAGAGTCGAAGGAACACCGGCCGGACAGTTACCCGCAGGCGGCGCAATGCGCGTCATGGGATCGGAAACTGAATACGGAATCCACGCCCCATCGGCGCCTGGCGCGAACGCCACCATGATGTCGGCCAGGATCATCCAGGCTTACGCCACGGTGACGCGCCAACGCGCTGCCGGTGGTGCGGAGACCCGCTGGGATTACACCGACGAAGAACCATTGCATGACGCACGTGGATGGACCCTGGACCGGGCGGCAGCGGACCCCAGCCAGCTAACTGACCAGCCGCCGGTGCTCGACGCCGAAGCGGTGGCCTTGGCCTATGGGCGGCAGGAATTGGAGTTGGACGGCGCGGACGAGTCCGGCTCCCTGCTGATGAACATGGTCCTGGGCAACGGTGCACGCCTCTACGTGGACCACGCCCATCCCGAATACTCGAGCCCGGAGGTCACCAATCCCCGTGACGCCGTTGCCTGGGACGCCGCCGGGGACCTCGTTGCACTGGCCACGGTCAGGAAAGTGGCCGCAGATGCCAGCCTTCCACCGATCAACCTGTACAAAAACAACACCGACAACAAATCCGTGTCCTACGGATCGCATGAGAACTACCTCATGCCACGTTCGGTGCCCTTTGGGGACATCATCCGGGGACTGACTCCCTTCTTTGTTTCCCGCCAGTCGATCTGCGGTGCAGGACGGGTTGGCCTTGGCCAGGACAGTTCGACGCCCGGTTACCAGATCAGCCAGCGCGCCGATTTCTTCGAGGCAGAGGTGGGGCTGGAGACCACCATCCGCCGGCCCATCATCAACACCCGGGACGAGCCCCACGCCACGGCGGACAAGTACCGGCGGCTCCATGTGATCATTGGGGACGCCAACCTCAGCCAAGCCTCCAACTATCTCAAATTCGGCACTACCGCCATGGTCTTGAGCCTTATTGAGGCCGGGCAGGCACCGAAAATCGAAGTCCACGAGCCGGTCCAGGCACTCCAGGCCGTCAGCCATGACACCACACTCACGTCCACCGTCAGGCTCATCGACGGACGGAGGGTGACCGCCCTCGATCTTCAATGGATGTACTACGAAGCAGCCTCGAAACTGGCCCAGGAAACAGGGGTATCGGATTCGGTCACCGGTGACGGACACACCCACGGGGTGTTGTCACACTGGGAGTCCACGTTGACGACGTTGGGGACCGACCTCGACGCCGCCGCGTCCACCGTGGAATGGGTGGCGAAGAAATCACTCCTGGAGGGGTACCGCAACCGTGACGGACTCGCTTGGGATGACGCCCGGCTGGGGCTGGTGGACCTGCAGTGGGCTGATATCAGGCCGGAGAAAGGCCTCTATTATCGGCTGCTGTCCAGGGACCGTATGATGCGCATCGTCGACGACGGCGACATCGCCCGGGCGGTCAGCGAGCCGCCGTCGGACACCAGGGCATACTTCCGCGGACGCTGCGTCACCAAGTACGGCAAGGACGTTGTCGGTGCCAGCTGGGACTCGGTGATTTTCGACGTTCCGGGCCTGGGAAAGCTGCAGCGGGTGCCCACCCGCGAGCCTTTGCGGGGGACCCGGTCCCTGACCGGAGCGCTCTTCGACCGTCATCAGGAAGCCGGCCCTTTCCTTGCCGAATTAATGGGGCAGAGCTTGCCCCCGGCAAAGGCCTGAGGCGGTTCGCCACAGGCGGATCAGTGGCTGGTCAAAGCCGTACGCAACAGCCCACAGCGTGGCAATATTGCAGTAGGAAGTCTCCGTTCCCGGAGACTGACAGTAGGGAGAAGAAAATGGCAGCTCAGGAGCAGCAACAACCGCAGTCGCGGGAAACCGAGACTGAAGTGGACGTCCCGGAGGCCCCGCCGGCAGCACCCGAAGCGAAAGCCTCGGAAGCGACGCAGGGCGTGGATGACCTCCTGGACGAAATTGACGGCGTGTTGGAATCCAACGCCGAGGAAT
This Paenarthrobacter sp. GOM3 DNA region includes the following protein-coding sequences:
- a CDS encoding ubiquitin-like protein Pup, whose product is MAAQEQQQPQSRETETEVDVPEAPPAAPEAKASEATQGVDDLLDEIDGVLESNAEEFVRAFVQKGGQ
- the dop gene encoding depupylase/deamidase Dop; the protein is MRVMGSETEYGIHAPSAPGANATMMSARIIQAYATVTRQRAAGGAETRWDYTDEEPLHDARGWTLDRAAADPSQLTDQPPVLDAEAVALAYGRQELELDGADESGSLLMNMVLGNGARLYVDHAHPEYSSPEVTNPRDAVAWDAAGDLVALATVRKVAADASLPPINLYKNNTDNKSVSYGSHENYLMPRSVPFGDIIRGLTPFFVSRQSICGAGRVGLGQDSSTPGYQISQRADFFEAEVGLETTIRRPIINTRDEPHATADKYRRLHVIIGDANLSQASNYLKFGTTAMVLSLIEAGQAPKIEVHEPVQALQAVSHDTTLTSTVRLIDGRRVTALDLQWMYYEAASKLAQETGVSDSVTGDGHTHGVLSHWESTLTTLGTDLDAAASTVEWVAKKSLLEGYRNRDGLAWDDARLGLVDLQWADIRPEKGLYYRLLSRDRMMRIVDDGDIARAVSEPPSDTRAYFRGRCVTKYGKDVVGASWDSVIFDVPGLGKLQRVPTREPLRGTRSLTGALFDRHQEAGPFLAELMGQSLPPAKA
- the arc gene encoding proteasome ATPase, with amino-acid sequence MDTSNNDLGRQTPEEGHAAPEEAASRGLAPVQPSEASSELTVAERQINILRDKLRHIDRQLAAATQNNGKLVSMLEAAKSEILRLKGALEQEGQPPYSFGTVVQVNPRKQPSAGSSGQAATEESVDIFNAGRKMRVGVSPLVNINQLAVGQEVLLNEALLVVAGLGYERAGELVTLKEMLGKDRALVVGRADEERVVRLSGALQNIHLKVGDALSLDSRTGYALEKVPRAEVENLVLEEVPDITYQDIGGLGPQIEQIRDAVELPFLHPDLYREHGLKAPKGILLYGPPGCGKTLIAKAVANSLAARAAERAGNTDLKSYFLNIKGPELLDKYVGETERHIRLIFSRAREKASDGSPVVVFFDEMDSLFRTRGTGVSSDVETTIVPQLLSEIDGVERLDNVIVIGASNREDMIDPAILRPGRLDVKVKIQRPDAEAAADIFGKYITTDLPFHAQDLAEYGGDVQATVDAMVQRTVEAMYSTEKSNEYLEVTYANGDTEMLYFKDFNSGAVVQNVVDRAKKYAIKDLLTNHQKGLRIEHLLRAVVDEFREHEDMPNTTNPDDWARISGKKGERITYIRTIVQGKAGQEPGKSIETTANTGQYL